A genomic segment from Polyangium mundeleinium encodes:
- a CDS encoding lysophospholipid acyltransferase family protein, which produces MTLVETAKGFLDTARISVSTVFDAATGRLDAETCDERLAWWSRKLFADAEVSLVVRGREHLGDGRETFIVMSNHQSLYDIPALYRAIPDRRLRMVAKAELFDVPVWGHAMKAAGFVRVERGNRAQAVSALRTSSSMLEEGSLLWIAPEGTRSATGLVGPFKSGGFHLALETGHRILPVAIDGTRDVLPARGTIVRKGKRVVVTILPPIDPKAYGKEHRKELTTAVHDAIIEAMGS; this is translated from the coding sequence TTGACGCTCGTCGAGACGGCCAAGGGCTTCCTCGACACGGCGCGCATCAGCGTGTCCACGGTGTTCGACGCGGCGACCGGTCGCCTCGACGCCGAGACGTGCGACGAGCGGCTCGCGTGGTGGTCGAGGAAGCTCTTCGCGGACGCGGAGGTGAGCCTCGTCGTGCGCGGGCGAGAGCACCTCGGCGACGGCCGCGAGACGTTCATCGTGATGTCGAACCACCAGAGCCTCTACGACATCCCGGCGCTCTACCGCGCGATCCCGGATCGGCGGCTGCGCATGGTGGCGAAGGCGGAGCTCTTCGACGTCCCGGTTTGGGGCCACGCGATGAAGGCCGCGGGGTTCGTCCGCGTCGAGCGCGGCAACCGCGCGCAAGCCGTCTCCGCGCTGCGCACGTCGAGCAGCATGCTGGAGGAAGGATCGCTGCTCTGGATCGCGCCCGAAGGGACGCGCAGCGCGACGGGTCTCGTCGGCCCGTTCAAGAGCGGCGGGTTTCACCTGGCGCTGGAGACGGGCCACCGCATCTTGCCGGTGGCGATCGACGGCACGCGTGACGTGCTGCCTGCGCGCGGGACGATCGTGCGCAAGGGCAAACGCGTGGTCGTGACGATCCTGCCGCCGATCGATCCGAAGGCGTACGGCAAGGAGCACCGCAAGGAGCTCACGACCGCGGTGCACGACGCGATCATCGAGGCGATGGGGAGCTAG